Proteins from a genomic interval of Polaribacter sejongensis:
- a CDS encoding MFS transporter yields the protein MKVKGLRWWVVALIAIATIINYIDRTSLSVLWPEIAKDLYPGHTADETKAIYALISIIFVFSYAFGQAIFGKIFDWVGTRFGFVLSIGVWSVATALHALAQGVLSFGIFRAILGVSEAGNWPGATKGNAEWFPTKERALAQGIFNSGAAIGGIISIPLIAFLTVYFSWKGIFILIGLAGLLWLVPWLILVKAPPINHPWITDEERDYILTGQKNEDFDGDGVNDQEYNPDTKELLGHKESWGVILASAFIDPIWWLFVFWIPIYLNEVYGMDVKSIGLYGWVPYAGAMLGAWFGGLLAQNRLKKGWSINKTRKMVITLGCLIMLPALLAMASPGGPTTAVIIMAVILFGFQTAIGNVQTLTSDLFSGKTVGTLSGLSGMAAKLTAAGLTYLVPWLTSGGNYTPAFIIGAALAILTLASVWIFIPKVKSISKIV from the coding sequence ATGAAAGTAAAAGGATTACGTTGGTGGGTCGTCGCATTGATTGCTATAGCTACTATTATTAATTACATTGACCGAACATCATTAAGTGTCCTTTGGCCAGAAATAGCCAAGGATTTATATCCCGGGCATACAGCTGATGAAACGAAAGCAATTTATGCTCTTATTTCAATTATTTTCGTATTTTCTTATGCTTTCGGACAAGCAATATTTGGAAAAATATTTGATTGGGTAGGTACACGATTCGGGTTTGTTTTGTCTATTGGTGTGTGGTCTGTTGCTACAGCATTACACGCATTGGCTCAAGGAGTTTTAAGTTTTGGTATATTCCGTGCAATCTTAGGAGTTTCTGAAGCAGGAAACTGGCCAGGTGCTACAAAGGGAAATGCAGAATGGTTTCCTACTAAAGAACGTGCGCTTGCACAAGGTATCTTTAACTCAGGTGCTGCGATAGGTGGAATTATTTCCATTCCGTTAATTGCTTTTTTAACAGTGTATTTTAGCTGGAAAGGTATATTTATTTTAATTGGTTTAGCAGGTTTACTATGGTTGGTGCCTTGGTTAATTTTAGTAAAAGCACCACCAATAAATCACCCATGGATTACAGATGAAGAGCGTGATTATATTTTAACAGGTCAAAAGAATGAAGATTTTGATGGAGATGGTGTAAATGATCAAGAGTACAATCCTGATACAAAAGAGTTATTAGGTCACAAAGAAAGTTGGGGTGTAATATTAGCATCAGCATTTATTGATCCTATCTGGTGGTTGTTTGTTTTTTGGATACCAATCTATTTAAATGAAGTGTATGGTATGGATGTGAAATCTATAGGACTTTATGGTTGGGTACCTTATGCAGGAGCTATGTTAGGAGCTTGGTTTGGTGGTCTATTGGCCCAAAACAGACTTAAAAAAGGATGGTCTATAAATAAGACCAGAAAAATGGTAATTACATTAGGTTGTTTAATAATGTTACCAGCATTATTAGCTATGGCTAGTCCTGGAGGACCAACAACTGCAGTAATTATTATGGCTGTTATTTTATTCGGATTTCAAACAGCAATTGGAAATGTTCAAACTTTAACAAGTGATTTATTTAGTGGAAAAACAGTAGGTACATTATCTGGACTTTCTGGTATGGCTGCTAAACTTACTGCTGCTGGTTTAACATATCTAGTACCTTGGTTAACAAGTGGAGGTAATTATACACCAGCATTTATTATTGGTGCAGCATTAGCTATTTTAACTTTAGCAAGTGTTTGGATATTTATACCAAAAGTTAAGTCTATCTCAAAAATAGTATAA
- a CDS encoding SDR family NAD(P)-dependent oxidoreductase, with amino-acid sequence MSTLNNKVAVITGATGGIGFAVAKRLGKDGYTVILNGIEDEAGAKRVEELTAEGITAEYYGFDVTKEEEVTANINKIGEKFGKIDVLVNNAGGLGGRSRFEEMTTEFYRFVMALNLDSAFFASRAAIPFLKKSDNASIVNYTSNAGWNAGGPGAGIYGTSKAGVHAITRALAKDLAEYGIRVNAVSPGTIDTPFHAQIKATKPEVFASWANSIMLGRLGQPEDVAGVVAFLASKDAAFITAETIQIGGGQALGI; translated from the coding sequence ATGAGTACATTAAACAACAAAGTTGCTGTAATTACTGGAGCAACAGGAGGAATTGGTTTTGCAGTAGCAAAAAGATTAGGAAAAGATGGTTATACTGTTATATTAAACGGTATAGAAGATGAAGCAGGAGCTAAAAGAGTAGAAGAGTTAACTGCAGAAGGAATTACTGCAGAGTACTATGGTTTTGATGTTACTAAAGAAGAAGAAGTAACAGCTAACATCAATAAAATTGGTGAAAAGTTTGGTAAAATTGATGTGTTAGTAAATAACGCAGGTGGTTTAGGTGGTAGATCTAGATTTGAAGAAATGACAACTGAATTTTACAGATTTGTAATGGCTTTAAACTTAGACTCAGCATTTTTTGCTTCTAGAGCAGCAATTCCTTTTCTTAAGAAAAGTGACAATGCTTCAATCGTTAACTATACTTCTAACGCTGGTTGGAACGCAGGTGGACCAGGAGCAGGAATCTATGGTACTTCTAAAGCAGGTGTTCATGCAATTACAAGAGCATTAGCAAAAGATTTAGCAGAATATGGTATTAGAGTAAATGCAGTATCTCCAGGTACTATTGATACTCCTTTCCATGCTCAAATTAAAGCTACTAAGCCAGAAGTTTTTGCTTCTTGGGCAAATAGTATTATGTTAGGAAGATTAGGTCAGCCAGAAGATGTGGCAGGTGTAGTTGCTTTCTTAGCGAGTAAAGATGCAGCTTTTATTACTGCAGAAACTATCCAAATTGGTGGTGGTCAAGCATTAGGGATCTAA
- a CDS encoding SusC/RagA family TonB-linked outer membrane protein: MSKHNIIKKLSTCFFLLASLFAFSQQKVTGTVTGGVSEGLLPGVSIQEKGTTNGTSTDFDGNYSLTVSNGDATLVFSYLGFAPLEVKVDNRNNISVNLVEDASALDEIIVVGYGTSKKSHLTGSISKIGGEDLASVQVARVDEALTGKLSGVLIQNQSGEPGSDPKIQIRTGSSLSSNSDPLIVVDGFPISGNLATVNPNDIESMEVLKDAASAAIYGSLGANGVILITTKKGKTGKLNFSYNAYTSVSRKYVKDIDMLKTSGEWAKELQTDAYDLTQTDAGLLEYRLWGYENAPDVVSMEDWLFQDGSTTSHDFSVSGGSENIKAFASVGYLNTEGIVKGQGYERFNGRMNIDANLNDKFKAGLSMNGFYGNQDIVPWEMRDLLRAYSISPIYHTQASIDFVQELDTRRQALADSGFTGNNIGRSFDQDYRGIGLDATSIYDLQPGDVAHDWQYGRNQNGIGGTGDAGVAAKFDNSERTKKTFYGNVSSYLQYEIADGLNIKTIFGADVQDVQLYYYRGILSDGQQRSNQTALDISDIKKSTILSTTTLDYATVIADKHDLSAVVGVELVSTKFKGLESYGSNVPISLPLNYSLFNAEDVVSNRIDEVQARRGIFGRVAYAYDDKYLVSASIRRDGDSRFGANEKYAVFPAVSLGWNVHKEDFLQDNETLSTLKLRFSMGSLGTSSDLGSYSSLSVLGTSSTAFGTGFLIPDEVANADLTWQTNKETNYGVDTGFLDNRLKFSVDYYTSDVNNMLIQQSVSEVLGTDQVRLNRGDITSSGLELELNARIIQNDEFTWSMGANLSTVNSEITSLGAVDELPRQIYGGPSGRGVEFRNYVGGELGEMWGYESAGQVESIYIEDPTRSIGYTSGVQYVVDQNNDGQITYEDDYVKLGSATPDFYWGVSSNMNYKDFDLSFQLQGSQGAELYNIDPIYWQSQFRDATNTAFDANSDGIADNNGKHYLQTRDVHGALIQDASYIALRNLTIGYTLNSDFTSKMGIGSLRLYLAGTNLLYIMGNDYTSFNPEGIETENSNYGGPTTYGYQEGASPIVRSFTFGLNVNF; this comes from the coding sequence ATGTCGAAACACAACATTATTAAAAAATTAAGTACATGCTTCTTTTTGTTAGCATCGCTTTTTGCTTTTTCTCAGCAAAAAGTAACGGGTACTGTAACAGGAGGTGTAAGTGAAGGCTTGCTACCTGGGGTTAGTATTCAAGAGAAAGGAACAACAAATGGTACTTCAACAGATTTTGATGGAAACTATTCTTTAACAGTTTCTAATGGAGATGCTACTTTAGTTTTTAGCTATTTAGGTTTTGCACCGCTAGAAGTAAAAGTAGACAACAGAAATAATATCAGTGTAAATTTAGTAGAAGATGCTAGTGCACTTGATGAAATTATTGTGGTAGGTTATGGTACTAGTAAAAAATCTCACCTTACGGGTTCAATTTCTAAAATTGGAGGAGAAGATCTTGCATCTGTTCAGGTTGCACGTGTAGATGAGGCTTTAACAGGTAAGTTATCTGGTGTTTTAATTCAAAACCAAAGTGGAGAGCCAGGTTCAGATCCAAAAATTCAAATTAGAACAGGATCATCTCTTTCAAGCAATTCAGATCCGTTAATTGTTGTAGATGGATTTCCTATTTCTGGAAATTTAGCAACAGTTAATCCAAATGATATTGAAAGTATGGAAGTATTAAAAGATGCTGCTTCTGCTGCTATTTATGGTTCTTTGGGTGCAAATGGTGTAATTTTAATTACTACTAAAAAAGGGAAGACAGGGAAATTAAATTTCAGTTATAATGCCTATACAAGTGTTTCTAGAAAATATGTGAAAGACATTGATATGCTTAAAACTTCTGGAGAATGGGCAAAAGAATTGCAAACAGATGCTTATGATCTTACACAAACAGATGCTGGATTATTAGAGTATAGGTTATGGGGTTATGAAAATGCACCAGATGTGGTGAGTATGGAAGATTGGCTTTTTCAAGATGGTTCTACAACAAGTCACGATTTTAGTGTGAGTGGTGGATCAGAAAATATAAAAGCATTTGCTTCTGTAGGATATTTAAATACTGAAGGTATTGTTAAAGGACAAGGTTATGAAAGATTTAACGGACGTATGAATATTGATGCTAATTTGAACGATAAGTTTAAGGCAGGATTAAGTATGAATGGGTTTTATGGTAACCAAGATATTGTGCCTTGGGAAATGAGAGACCTTTTAAGAGCATATAGTATTAGTCCTATTTATCATACACAAGCTTCAATAGATTTTGTTCAAGAATTAGATACTAGAAGACAAGCATTAGCTGACTCTGGTTTTACAGGTAATAATATTGGTCGTTCATTTGACCAAGATTATAGAGGTATAGGTTTAGATGCTACAAGTATTTATGATTTACAGCCAGGTGATGTTGCTCATGATTGGCAATATGGTAGAAATCAGAATGGTATTGGAGGAACTGGTGATGCAGGTGTAGCTGCTAAATTTGACAATTCAGAAAGAACTAAAAAAACATTTTATGGTAATGTAAGTTCTTATTTACAATATGAAATAGCTGATGGGTTAAATATCAAAACCATTTTTGGAGCAGATGTACAAGATGTACAGTTGTATTATTATAGAGGAATATTATCAGATGGTCAACAACGTTCTAATCAGACTGCTTTAGACATCTCAGATATTAAAAAATCTACCATTTTAAGTACAACTACTTTAGATTACGCAACAGTAATAGCTGATAAGCATGATCTTTCTGCTGTAGTTGGAGTTGAACTTGTAAGTACAAAATTTAAAGGTTTAGAATCTTATGGATCAAATGTGCCGATTAGTTTACCTTTAAATTACTCTTTATTTAATGCGGAAGATGTAGTGTCTAACAGAATTGATGAAGTGCAAGCAAGAAGAGGTATTTTTGGTAGAGTTGCTTATGCATATGACGATAAATATTTAGTATCTGCATCAATTAGAAGAGATGGTGATTCTCGTTTTGGAGCAAATGAAAAATATGCAGTATTTCCAGCAGTTTCTTTAGGTTGGAATGTACATAAAGAAGATTTTTTACAAGACAATGAAACATTAAGTACATTAAAACTTAGATTTAGTATGGGATCTTTAGGGACTTCATCTGATTTAGGATCTTACAGTTCATTAAGTGTTTTAGGAACTTCTTCAACTGCTTTTGGTACAGGGTTCTTAATTCCTGATGAAGTTGCAAATGCTGATTTAACTTGGCAAACAAATAAAGAAACTAATTATGGTGTTGATACTGGATTTTTAGATAACCGTTTAAAATTTAGTGTAGATTATTATACATCAGATGTGAATAACATGTTGATTCAACAAAGTGTTTCTGAAGTTCTTGGTACAGATCAGGTTAGACTTAACCGTGGAGATATTACTAGTTCTGGTTTAGAGTTAGAATTAAATGCTAGAATTATCCAAAATGATGAGTTTACTTGGAGCATGGGAGCGAATTTATCTACTGTTAATTCAGAAATTACAAGTTTAGGAGCTGTAGACGAATTACCTCGTCAAATATATGGAGGTCCTAGTGGTAGAGGTGTTGAGTTTAGAAATTATGTTGGTGGAGAACTTGGTGAAATGTGGGGATATGAAAGCGCAGGTCAAGTAGAATCTATTTATATAGAAGACCCAACAAGATCTATTGGTTATACTAGTGGTGTACAATACGTAGTAGATCAAAATAATGATGGTCAAATCACATATGAAGATGATTACGTAAAGTTAGGTTCTGCTACTCCAGATTTTTATTGGGGAGTATCAAGTAATATGAATTATAAAGATTTTGATTTATCATTCCAGTTGCAAGGATCTCAAGGAGCAGAATTATATAATATCGATCCTATCTATTGGCAATCTCAATTCCGTGATGCAACAAACACTGCTTTTGATGCTAATAGTGACGGTATTGCTGATAATAATGGTAAACATTATTTACAAACTAGAGATGTACATGGAGCTTTAATTCAAGATGCATCATACATCGCACTAAGAAACCTTACTATTGGTTATACTCTTAATTCAGATTTTACAAGTAAAATGGGTATTGGCTCATTGAGATTATATCTTGCAGGTACAAATTTGTTATATATAATGGGTAATGATTATACTTCATTTAATCCTGAAGGGATTGAGACCGAAAATAGTAACTACGGAGGTCCAACAACTTACGGATACCAAGAAGGTGCAAGTCCAATTGTTAGAAGTTTTACTTTTGGATTAAATGTTAATTTTTAA
- a CDS encoding FadR/GntR family transcriptional regulator: MKLEVLTKNENQKIQDLIIKGIKELINYKNLEPGDKLPSERMLSEKFVVSRSNVREAIQKLEFYGLLKSIPQSGTFVANIGVIAMNGMIDDILRLEKSGFKSLVETRILLELKTVRLAALRRTDDDLQKIEEALQAHKEKVLNGEDAVQEDLLFHLAIAKACGNSTMNTFMLIITPEIITNFKEHHVCDADLAHRGIADHQAIFEAIKAKDPQMAKLKMKEHFRELYTYCYNV, encoded by the coding sequence ATGAAATTAGAAGTGCTTACAAAAAATGAAAATCAGAAAATCCAGGATTTAATAATTAAAGGAATTAAAGAACTTATTAATTATAAAAATTTAGAACCTGGAGATAAATTACCTTCTGAAAGAATGCTTTCAGAAAAGTTTGTAGTGAGTAGAAGTAACGTAAGAGAAGCGATTCAGAAATTAGAATTTTATGGCCTTCTAAAATCCATCCCACAAAGTGGAACATTTGTAGCTAACATTGGTGTTATTGCTATGAATGGTATGATAGACGATATTTTAAGATTAGAAAAATCTGGTTTTAAATCACTCGTAGAAACTAGAATACTATTAGAATTAAAGACTGTAAGATTAGCTGCTTTAAGGAGAACGGATGATGATTTACAAAAAATAGAGGAAGCACTACAAGCACACAAAGAAAAGGTGCTTAATGGAGAAGACGCTGTACAAGAAGATTTGCTATTTCATTTAGCAATAGCAAAGGCTTGTGGTAATAGTACTATGAATACATTTATGTTGATTATTACTCCAGAAATTATCACGAACTTTAAGGAGCACCATGTTTGTGATGCAGACTTAGCACATAGAGGAATAGCGGATCACCAGGCTATTTTTGAAGCTATTAAAGCTAAAGACCCTCAAATGGCAAAACTAAAAATGAAAGAGCATTTTAGAGAGCTCTATACATATTGTTATAATGTTTAA
- a CDS encoding RagB/SusD family nutrient uptake outer membrane protein — MKNIYKNIIVGFSFIALLTSCETELDLSNPTALSLEELLQTDDGFIALSNGVLDSYQKIPANEFLLTELRSDNVRANSENGNFPAINAFNVDANNGDVATYYSNNMHTIKHANTIIDNKFLAPESQQYTVGEAYFMRALCHFNLVRAYQNIPFIDKVLDVTEKEALDYPQLPEAEVYAKIIEDFKTSIAYLNNAEQNRYRPSKGAAISLAAKAYLSQPNPNYVEAELLLASVVENNVTYKYDLMFTERAAGLSDRDYYATLAVDYGHIFGNEFTGDFSESNLESDPVLDGDWVNNSGLEINNEIIFSIAYDLVSSDNYATSDSGLGDQVETDSESHSFAMTLQGPSNGVNIATLEFLEVMNPTAQPVRFPASIMSLGYSAFLANNTVDVFNAKYPTDGEIGDNDWIVLRYADVLLLYAEAILGNSDSTTDQRAIDAFNQVRLRAGLEEVVNLTKQDLLDERRVEFVYENQRMYDLIRFGEADNVLSKFSTDNSLNYTSGKKYLPFPQRERDNLPNFYKQNDGY; from the coding sequence ATGAAAAATATATATAAAAATATAATAGTTGGTTTTTCTTTTATAGCTTTATTGACAAGTTGTGAAACAGAACTGGACTTAAGTAATCCTACAGCACTTTCGCTAGAGGAGTTACTACAAACAGATGATGGATTTATAGCATTATCTAATGGAGTTTTAGATTCTTATCAAAAAATTCCTGCAAATGAATTCTTATTAACAGAATTAAGGTCAGATAATGTTAGAGCAAATTCAGAAAACGGAAACTTTCCTGCAATTAATGCATTTAATGTAGATGCAAATAATGGAGATGTAGCAACATATTATTCTAATAATATGCATACAATTAAGCATGCAAATACTATTATTGATAATAAGTTTTTAGCACCAGAAAGTCAACAATATACTGTTGGTGAAGCTTACTTTATGAGAGCTTTATGTCACTTTAACTTGGTAAGAGCATATCAAAACATACCTTTTATAGATAAAGTATTAGATGTTACAGAAAAGGAAGCTTTAGATTATCCTCAATTACCAGAAGCAGAAGTGTATGCTAAAATTATTGAAGATTTTAAAACGTCAATTGCTTACTTAAACAATGCAGAACAAAATAGATATCGCCCTTCTAAAGGAGCTGCAATTTCTTTAGCTGCAAAAGCATATTTAAGTCAACCAAACCCGAACTATGTAGAAGCAGAACTTTTATTAGCTTCAGTTGTAGAAAACAATGTTACCTATAAATATGATTTAATGTTTACAGAAAGAGCTGCTGGTTTATCAGATCGTGATTATTATGCAACTTTAGCTGTAGATTATGGGCATATTTTTGGGAATGAATTTACGGGTGATTTTTCTGAATCAAATTTAGAATCAGATCCAGTTCTTGATGGAGATTGGGTTAATAACTCAGGTCTTGAAATTAACAACGAAATTATTTTTTCTATAGCTTACGATCTTGTTAGTAGTGATAACTATGCAACTAGTGATAGTGGTTTAGGTGATCAAGTAGAAACAGATTCAGAATCTCACAGTTTTGCAATGACTTTACAAGGACCTTCTAACGGTGTAAATATTGCAACTTTAGAATTCTTAGAAGTAATGAATCCAACAGCACAACCGGTAAGATTTCCTGCTTCTATTATGTCTTTAGGGTATAGCGCTTTTTTAGCAAATAATACTGTAGATGTCTTTAATGCTAAATATCCTACGGATGGTGAAATTGGAGATAATGATTGGATTGTTTTAAGATATGCCGATGTGTTGTTGTTATATGCAGAAGCTATTCTTGGAAACTCAGATAGTACTACAGACCAAAGAGCTATAGATGCTTTTAATCAAGTGAGACTAAGAGCTGGTTTAGAAGAGGTAGTAAACTTAACAAAACAAGACTTATTAGACGAAAGAAGAGTTGAGTTTGTATATGAAAACCAACGTATGTATGATTTAATAAGATTTGGAGAAGCAGATAATGTGTTGTCTAAATTTTCTACAGACAATAGTTTAAATTATACTAGTGGAAAGAAATACCTTCCATTCCCACAAAGAGAAAGAGATAATTTGCCTAATTTTTATAAACAAAATGATGGATACTAA
- a CDS encoding PKD domain-containing protein — protein MNYKKNKKFNSSIFALFFVFLGLVSCYDNGYEEFVPPTGNVNDIQPSTLFTTSTSADDTMSIVFRSYSTDAASYLWDFGDGTTSSEANPDYKYTNGGEYKVKLTTTSSDGLIAVDSATVAPVFVDFNFTSIDSKVTFENLTSGAKSLVWNFGDGETLTWDSEEDTELDSDFNPSHIYKTADIFEATLTVTNFLDAEVSVSKNIEGLVLSTVPDFTFDVNGLTVQFTDASLLATTHSWDFGDGTTSTEVSPLHTFPAEATYDVTLTTTNEAGVSKSETKAVPVGAVKPTFKAIVQNGTADDFQGVTGDNADAWDMTPGKTVVDDVAGEIDSPYRALWNNTALNAYIDGAFGTNEQPGSSSDGSYVNGEKTRAVKLSNDSRRLYQLVEVEAGVVYSFTIDTRSEAEGINTEVFILNNEITTEEDINTDPANNSNVDAYFDITNDFNSSKGSSSENTFTTTTFTFKATSNIVVIYARALKAVDSSNEVFIDNIDIITPGF, from the coding sequence ATGAATTATAAAAAAAATAAAAAATTCAATAGCAGTATTTTTGCACTGTTTTTTGTGTTTCTAGGTCTTGTTTCTTGTTATGACAACGGGTATGAAGAGTTTGTGCCACCAACAGGTAATGTAAATGATATACAACCATCTACACTTTTTACAACAAGTACAAGTGCAGATGATACCATGTCTATTGTATTTAGAAGTTATTCTACAGATGCTGCTTCTTATTTATGGGATTTTGGTGATGGAACAACTTCTTCGGAAGCAAATCCAGATTATAAATATACCAATGGTGGAGAGTATAAAGTAAAACTTACTACTACAAGTTCAGATGGTTTAATAGCTGTAGATTCAGCAACAGTAGCTCCTGTTTTTGTTGATTTTAATTTTACTTCTATAGATTCTAAGGTAACTTTCGAAAATTTAACTTCTGGTGCAAAATCTTTAGTTTGGAATTTTGGAGACGGAGAAACTTTAACATGGGACTCTGAAGAAGATACGGAATTAGATTCAGATTTTAATCCTTCTCATATTTATAAAACAGCAGATATTTTTGAAGCAACTTTAACAGTAACTAATTTTTTAGATGCTGAGGTTTCAGTTTCAAAAAATATTGAAGGATTGGTTTTATCTACAGTACCAGATTTTACTTTTGATGTAAATGGTCTTACTGTTCAGTTTACAGACGCTTCTCTTTTAGCAACTACACATAGTTGGGATTTTGGAGACGGAACTACATCAACAGAAGTGAGTCCATTACACACTTTTCCGGCAGAAGCTACGTATGATGTAACTTTAACAACAACTAACGAAGCAGGTGTTTCTAAAAGTGAAACAAAAGCGGTTCCTGTAGGGGCTGTAAAACCTACTTTTAAAGCAATTGTTCAAAACGGTACTGCCGATGATTTTCAGGGAGTAACAGGTGATAATGCCGATGCTTGGGATATGACTCCAGGTAAAACAGTTGTAGACGATGTTGCTGGTGAAATAGATAGCCCTTATAGAGCATTATGGAATAATACCGCTCTAAATGCTTATATAGATGGAGCTTTTGGTACAAATGAACAACCAGGTTCTTCTAGTGATGGTTCTTATGTGAACGGAGAAAAAACAAGAGCTGTTAAACTTTCTAATGATTCTAGACGTTTATACCAACTTGTAGAAGTAGAAGCAGGTGTTGTGTATTCTTTTACTATTGATACTCGTTCTGAAGCAGAAGGAATCAATACCGAAGTATTCATTTTAAATAATGAAATTACTACGGAAGAAGATATCAATACAGACCCAGCAAATAATAGTAATGTTGATGCCTATTTTGATATTACTAATGATTTTAATTCAAGTAAAGGATCTTCATCTGAGAATACATTTACTACTACAACATTTACTTTTAAGGCTACATCAAATATTGTTGTAATTTATGCGAGAGCATTAAAAGCGGTAGATAGTAGCAATGAGGTATTTATAGATAATATTGATATTATAACTCCTGGCTTTTAA